The following proteins are co-located in the Mesorhizobium sp. M1E.F.Ca.ET.045.02.1.1 genome:
- a CDS encoding acyl carrier protein, which translates to MADQLTTEIIEKIKAHAETGGEEITTSTDLNTLGIHSLELTEIIFDLEEKYGIEIEMNTVDAWSNLKNVGDMVEAVRELIAKKA; encoded by the coding sequence ATGGCTGACCAGCTAACGACTGAAATCATCGAAAAGATCAAGGCTCATGCCGAGACTGGCGGCGAGGAAATCACCACCAGCACCGATCTCAACACGCTTGGCATCCATTCGCTGGAGTTGACCGAGATCATCTTCGATCTCGAGGAGAAGTACGGCATCGAGATAGAGATGAACACGGTCGATGCCTGGAGCAACCTCAAGAACGTCGGCGACATGGTCGAGGCGGTTCGCGAATTGATCGCGAAAAAAGCCTGA
- a CDS encoding urease accessory protein UreD, which translates to MIDPTLASQPAAQRVAGRGRLFCGRAGGRTRLRRLYQDGSAKIRMPAVHGDPLEAVLINTAGGLTGGDRLGWEIEVGEGASASITTQACEKIYRAASDRAETTVSLDVGAGGRIAWLPQETIVFDRAAFVRTLDVKLAADAEALLLEATLFGRVAMGERTVLGNFHDRWRVRQHGRLIHAEDFRIGPDIAARLRRPAVAGGGLAVATLLLVSPRAESLLEPARAIVGDPVVGAPIVGDWGGASLWSVGQSGKLLARLTAGDGYQLRKRLVPLVELLNGRAGLPKLWSL; encoded by the coding sequence ATGATCGACCCTACCTTGGCTTCCCAGCCTGCCGCCCAACGTGTTGCAGGGCGAGGCAGGCTTTTCTGCGGCAGAGCTGGTGGCCGGACCCGGCTCCGGCGTCTTTATCAGGACGGATCGGCCAAGATTCGCATGCCGGCGGTGCACGGCGATCCGCTCGAGGCCGTGCTGATCAACACGGCCGGCGGCTTGACCGGCGGCGACCGGCTTGGCTGGGAGATCGAGGTCGGTGAGGGCGCCTCGGCCTCCATCACCACCCAGGCCTGCGAGAAAATCTATCGCGCCGCATCCGATCGCGCCGAGACGACAGTCAGTCTGGATGTCGGCGCCGGTGGCCGGATCGCATGGCTGCCGCAGGAAACCATCGTTTTTGACCGGGCGGCCTTTGTCAGGACGCTCGATGTGAAGCTTGCCGCGGATGCCGAGGCGCTGCTTCTGGAAGCCACGCTGTTCGGCCGGGTGGCGATGGGCGAACGGACAGTTCTGGGCAACTTCCACGATCGCTGGCGGGTTCGCCAACATGGCAGGCTCATCCATGCCGAGGATTTCCGCATCGGGCCGGACATCGCAGCCAGGCTCCGGCGCCCGGCGGTCGCCGGCGGCGGGCTTGCCGTCGCGACACTGCTTCTTGTCTCGCCGCGCGCGGAAAGCCTGCTGGAGCCGGCCCGCGCGATCGTCGGCGATCCCGTCGTCGGTGCCCCCATAGTCGGGGATTGGGGAGGCGCCAGTTTGTGGAGCGTCGGCCAATCTGGCAAGCTTCTTGCGAGGCTCACCGCCGGCGATGGCTACCAGCTCCGCAAACGGTTGGTGCCGCTCGTCGAACTGCTCAACGGGCGGGCGGGCCTGCCCAAATTATGGTCACTCTGA